From Ptychodera flava strain L36383 chromosome 2, AS_Pfla_20210202, whole genome shotgun sequence, the proteins below share one genomic window:
- the LOC139121190 gene encoding carbohydrate sulfotransferase 13-like isoform X1, producing the protein MACSADGKDQEPNWMKFSTRKILAICVLFLIITSFCLTSVGRLSLHNSPRPIMVRPSDVQTSDIHSNRSVSTEFLQSTDVKGDNMNDIASQQTARLNLLHQQCKEAKKKGFKFSQKPRDLYYNDKYEFIFCAVPKVAATSWKRVLLVLNGEVQSVQGLHHMDVQHHHRYPTLNRVSHYQRQSRLATYKKVLFVREPFHRLLSAYRNKFELTTVNSIYRRKYGRYIIQKYREKPISHSSMKDNDVTFPEFVKYLIDPRTTFSSMDQHWRPMFALCNVCNIGYDFIGKFERLQEDALSVLTLIHASGDVTFPDYDTHVTNSSHQDVFSKYYSEVPKDDLVRLYKKYELDFKLFGYDIPTIITDGPSFLKRK; encoded by the exons ATGGCGTGCTCGGCAGATG GGAAAGACCAGGAGCcaaactggatgaaattttcgACGAGGAAAATTTTAGCGATATGCGTATTGTTCCTTATCATAACGTCGTTCTGTTTGACGTCGGTTG GGCGACTTTCCCTCCATAACTCTCCGCGTCCAATCATGGTACGACCAAGTGATGTCCAGACTTCAGATATACATAGCAATAGAAGTGTTTCTACAGAATTCCTGCAGAGTACAGATGTTAAAGGAGATAACATGAACGATATTGCTTCTCAACAAACAGCACGACTTAATTTGCTGCACCAGCAATGCAAAGAAGCCAAGAAAAAAGGATTCAAGTTCAGTCAAAAACCAAGGGACTTATACTATAATGACAAGTATGAGTTCATATTCTGTGCTGTTCCAAAAGTAGCGGCTACCAGTTGGAAACGCGTTTTGCTTGTTTTGAACGGTGAAGTACAGTCTGTCCAGGGATTGCATCACATGGACGTGCAGCACCACCATCGCTACCCAACGCTAAACCGAGTCTCACACTATCAAAGACAAAGTCGTCTCGCTACAtataaaaaagttttattcgTAAGGGAGCCTTTCCATCGACTGCTCTCTGCGTACAGGAATAAATTTGAACTGACAACAGTTAATTCCATATACAGAAGGAAATATGGTAGATATATTATACAGAAATACAGAGAAAAACCAATTTCACATTCGTCAATGAAGGATAATGATGTAACGTTCCCGGAATTTGTCAAATATCTGATAGATCCTCGCACAACTTTTTCTAGCATGGACCAACACTGGAGACCGATGTTTGCCCTTTGTAATGTGTGTAACATAGGGTACGATTTCATCGGAAAATTTGAACGTCTACAAGAGGACGCCCTCAGCGTTCTTACTCTAATTCACGCCAGTGGAGACGTCACCTTCCCGGATTATGATACTCACGTGACTAACAGTTCTCACCAAGACGTGTTTTCTAAATACTATTCGGAAGTTCCAAAAGATGACTTAGTTCGTTTGTATAAGAAATACGAActtgatttcaaattatttggTTATGATATCCCAACAATTATAACTGATGGTCCGAGTTTTCTCAAAAGGAAATAG
- the LOC139121190 gene encoding carbohydrate sulfotransferase 14-like isoform X2: MKFSTRKILAICVLFLIITSFCLTSVGRLSLHNSPRPIMVRPSDVQTSDIHSNRSVSTEFLQSTDVKGDNMNDIASQQTARLNLLHQQCKEAKKKGFKFSQKPRDLYYNDKYEFIFCAVPKVAATSWKRVLLVLNGEVQSVQGLHHMDVQHHHRYPTLNRVSHYQRQSRLATYKKVLFVREPFHRLLSAYRNKFELTTVNSIYRRKYGRYIIQKYREKPISHSSMKDNDVTFPEFVKYLIDPRTTFSSMDQHWRPMFALCNVCNIGYDFIGKFERLQEDALSVLTLIHASGDVTFPDYDTHVTNSSHQDVFSKYYSEVPKDDLVRLYKKYELDFKLFGYDIPTIITDGPSFLKRK; the protein is encoded by the exons atgaaattttcgACGAGGAAAATTTTAGCGATATGCGTATTGTTCCTTATCATAACGTCGTTCTGTTTGACGTCGGTTG GGCGACTTTCCCTCCATAACTCTCCGCGTCCAATCATGGTACGACCAAGTGATGTCCAGACTTCAGATATACATAGCAATAGAAGTGTTTCTACAGAATTCCTGCAGAGTACAGATGTTAAAGGAGATAACATGAACGATATTGCTTCTCAACAAACAGCACGACTTAATTTGCTGCACCAGCAATGCAAAGAAGCCAAGAAAAAAGGATTCAAGTTCAGTCAAAAACCAAGGGACTTATACTATAATGACAAGTATGAGTTCATATTCTGTGCTGTTCCAAAAGTAGCGGCTACCAGTTGGAAACGCGTTTTGCTTGTTTTGAACGGTGAAGTACAGTCTGTCCAGGGATTGCATCACATGGACGTGCAGCACCACCATCGCTACCCAACGCTAAACCGAGTCTCACACTATCAAAGACAAAGTCGTCTCGCTACAtataaaaaagttttattcgTAAGGGAGCCTTTCCATCGACTGCTCTCTGCGTACAGGAATAAATTTGAACTGACAACAGTTAATTCCATATACAGAAGGAAATATGGTAGATATATTATACAGAAATACAGAGAAAAACCAATTTCACATTCGTCAATGAAGGATAATGATGTAACGTTCCCGGAATTTGTCAAATATCTGATAGATCCTCGCACAACTTTTTCTAGCATGGACCAACACTGGAGACCGATGTTTGCCCTTTGTAATGTGTGTAACATAGGGTACGATTTCATCGGAAAATTTGAACGTCTACAAGAGGACGCCCTCAGCGTTCTTACTCTAATTCACGCCAGTGGAGACGTCACCTTCCCGGATTATGATACTCACGTGACTAACAGTTCTCACCAAGACGTGTTTTCTAAATACTATTCGGAAGTTCCAAAAGATGACTTAGTTCGTTTGTATAAGAAATACGAActtgatttcaaattatttggTTATGATATCCCAACAATTATAACTGATGGTCCGAGTTTTCTCAAAAGGAAATAG
- the LOC139121177 gene encoding probable E3 ubiquitin-protein ligase MID2, producing the protein MASVGTESNVFDDFEEEHLTCQICLERFKDARVLPCQHYYCRECLTRFSKGEKTLKCPACRFECRLPGGGVLGLPKCLSVNAFVTFLEERSTTGQDGGLVCDGCEEKIAAIRCIVCAANLCDGCGKCHAKMKATRGHKQKTLAEYESTKFKGQEADQVVPLCTIHADGQKIYCCDCQVIVCLECSVFDHAQHNHVCLEAAVQDAKSRIQSCLTELKTKHDQAVESRNNIKSKMDILQETLYNESKKIENCSKIILQKVTEKFEAIKRQINTDKTNKLEYLQTQYAQIIPNMSSQLECTERDINQVSSVMSSLEDIMQQSPTIIIARQRSVISEVENVKYSNVDALSNLGFPKFQKEKYFETALENVKVKHLSIGRFQSSRLQLRTQSDVSLTAADDKGRYESRRKRSASNSRGNVDDSHTSETDDTIDSPNQCQQAYVDIHTQKETMRDLLKTPLKRGDTWYLVGSRWFKQWKKYVGYDSWDLNETGKQISHPGPIDNFGLFKENSHNLKEHLEDGSDYSLVPEVGWKKLSSWYGKVSGQRPIARKVIEYGMFVKHCKVEVYLMEFKLCKYPILHVSVMGKFSRESTITEIEEKMRRVFNVSEDKETRVWNKYLSNTYEHLSKKNNTVQDVNLYQGQVLVLEEKNADGTWPRHSELSTT; encoded by the coding sequence ATGGCCAGCGTTGGAACGGAATCAAATGTATTCGACGACTTTGAGGAGGAACACCTAACGTGCCAGATTTGTCTTGAACGTTTTAAAGATGCCAGGGTACTCCCGTGTCAGCATTATTACTGCAGAGAATGTCTTACTCGATTCAGTAAGGGtgaaaaaacactgaaatgTCCGGCCTGTCGTTTTGAGTGTCGACTTCCGGGTGGGGGCGTGCTGGGCCTTCCGAAGTGTCTTTCGGTGAATGCTTTTGTGACATTTCTGGAGGAAAGAAGTACAACGGGTCAAGATGGCGGGTTAGTTTGCGATGGATGTGAAGAAAAGATAGCAGCAATTAGGTGTATCGTTTGCGCTGCTAATTTATGTGATGGCTGTGGAAAATGTCACGCGAAAATGAAAGCGACAAGGGGACATAAACAGAAGACTTTAGCGGAGTATGAATCAAcgaagttcaaaggtcaagaaGCAGATCAAGTGGTGCCACTGTGTACAATTCACGCAGATGGGCAGAAAATCTATTGCTGCGATTGTCAGGTCATAGTTTGTCTGGAGTGTTCGGTTTTTGATCATGCGCAACACAACCATGTTTGTCTTGAAGCCGCTGTGCAAGATGCAAAGTCCAGAATACAGAGTTGTCTGACAGAATTGAAGACGAAACATGACCAGGCTGTTGAGAGCAGAAACAACATCAAGAGTAAAATGGACATTTTACAAGAAACGCTTTACAACGAATCcaagaaaatcgaaaattgttcaaaaattattcttcaaaaaGTAACAGAAAAGTTTGAAGCTATCAAACGCCAGATAAACACAGATAAAACCAACAAATTAGAGTACTTGCAGACACAGTATGCACAAATCATTCCAAATATGTCAAGTCAGCTTGAATGCACTGAGAGGGATATTAATCAGGTCTCTTCTGTGATGTCTAGCTTGGAAGACATTATGCAGCAATCACCAACAATCATCATAGCAAGACAGAGATCAGTGATATCAGAAGtcgaaaatgtgaaatactCAAATGTTGATGCTCTATCGAATTTGGGATTTCCAAAAttccaaaaagagaaatatTTCGAAACAGCCTTAGAAAATGTCAAAGTCAAGCATCTTTCCATCGGGCGTTTCCAAAGTAGCCGTCTGCAACTTCGGACACAGTCGGATGTAAGTTTAACAGCTGCCGATGATAAAGGCCGATACGAGAGTCGCCGCAAGCGTAGTGCAAGTAATTCCCGTGGGAATGTCGACGACTCTCATACCAGCGAAACCGATGACACCATTGACAGCCCAAATCAGTGTCAACAAGCGTATGTCGACATCCACACACAGAAAGAGACAATGCGCGATCTGTTGAAGACTCCTTTGAAGAGAGGAGACACTTGGTATCTAGTTGGTAGCCGATGGTTTAAACAGTGGAAGAAGTATGTTGGTTATGACAGTTGGGACTTGAATGAAACGGGCAAACAGATCAGTCATCCGGGTCCCATCGATAATTTTGGACTGTTCAAGGAGAACAGTCACAATCTGAAAGAACATCTCGAAGATGGATCAGACTACAGCCTTGTACCGGAAGTGGGATGGAAAAAGCTTTCTTCTTGGTATGGTAAAGTGTCTGGACAACGACCGATAGCGAGGAAAGTTATCGAATATGGTATGTTCGTAAAGCACTGTAAAGTTGAAGTATATCTTATggaattcaaactttgcaaGTACCCAATACTTCATGTATCTGTGATGGGGAAATTCAGTAGGGAAAGCACAATCACTGAAATAGaagaaaaaatgcgtagagtaTTCAACGTATCAGAAGACAAAGAAACACGAGTGTGGAATAAATACTTGAGCAATACCTACGAACACTTGAGTAAGAAGAATAACACTGTTCAGGACGTCAACCTATATCAAGGTCAAGTTCTCGTTTTGGAAGAGAAAAACGCTGATGGCACATGGCCAAGACATTCGGAGTTAAGTACAACCTAG